Proteins encoded in a region of the Sulfurimonas marina genome:
- a CDS encoding DUF481 domain-containing protein, with product MRFFLLLVSLVSYAFAVVTIAPVEIGSKPGVSGLVEVSVQNARGNTEKDEYKGGVKVQYDNNSSYVTWLQASANYAEVEGVKNTNKTYLHLRYIHTFYDKKDINYEFFGQSQTNEFTKIKHRYLLGGGYRFHIFHQMMGKMYVGAGVFGEYINYTTQIDPRENNARANIYISYTNKFSDDAKISYIGYYQPKVDNTSDYIVTNALELEVNVYKKFFVSLKVNFDYDSDPALFVDKRDFTQATSLVYKF from the coding sequence ATGCGTTTTTTTCTTTTGTTAGTTAGTTTAGTGTCATATGCTTTTGCGGTTGTAACAATTGCACCTGTGGAGATAGGGAGTAAACCGGGTGTCAGTGGGTTAGTAGAGGTCTCAGTACAAAATGCGAGAGGAAATACCGAAAAAGACGAATATAAAGGCGGAGTAAAAGTTCAGTATGACAATAACAGCTCATATGTAACATGGTTGCAGGCAAGTGCAAATTATGCAGAGGTTGAAGGTGTTAAAAATACAAATAAAACATATCTGCATCTTCGTTATATACATACTTTTTATGATAAAAAAGATATAAATTATGAGTTTTTCGGTCAGTCTCAAACAAATGAGTTTACAAAGATAAAGCATCGCTATTTGTTAGGGGGCGGGTATCGTTTTCATATTTTTCATCAAATGATGGGGAAAATGTATGTAGGTGCAGGTGTATTTGGTGAATATATCAACTATACTACACAGATCGATCCTCGTGAAAATAATGCAAGAGCAAATATTTATATCTCGTACACTAATAAATTTAGTGATGATGCAAAAATTAGTTATATAGGATATTATCAACCAAAAGTTGATAACACAAGCGACTATATTGTTACAAATGCTTTAGAGTTGGAAGTAAATGTATATAAAAAGTTTTTTGTCTCTTTAAAAGTAAATTTTGATTACGATTCAGATCCTGCGCTTTTTGTTGATAAAAGAGACTTTACGCAGGCAACAAGTTTAGTGTATAAATTTTGA
- a CDS encoding ferritin family protein yields MRQYETYKCSVCGNEVEVQHVGGGTLVCCGKHMDCITEDLTAVNLMKAFAGESQARNKYEFFGELAREAGWHAIADHFAEAAMNEKYHARAEYEAYNKLMHGIEMHETLKNLDIAIEGEHYEHTEMYPNFAKIAEDEGHKEIARLLKAIAKVEVEHEREYAELKKALEAEGFFNSSEDEYWVCEVCGHVHRGKKPPKACPLCKVPQEYFKREHLY; encoded by the coding sequence ATGAGACAGTATGAAACATATAAGTGTAGTGTTTGCGGGAACGAAGTAGAGGTGCAGCATGTAGGCGGCGGAACATTAGTATGTTGCGGAAAGCATATGGATTGTATTACTGAGGATCTCACTGCCGTAAACCTGATGAAAGCATTTGCAGGAGAGTCTCAGGCGAGAAACAAGTATGAGTTTTTCGGTGAGCTTGCCCGTGAAGCGGGATGGCATGCGATCGCTGATCATTTTGCTGAAGCTGCAATGAATGAAAAGTATCATGCAAGAGCTGAATATGAGGCGTATAACAAACTGATGCACGGAATCGAGATGCATGAAACGCTTAAAAATCTCGATATCGCCATAGAGGGTGAACATTACGAACATACCGAGATGTATCCGAACTTTGCCAAAATCGCAGAGGATGAGGGGCATAAAGAGATCGCACGTTTGTTAAAAGCGATCGCAAAAGTGGAAGTGGAACATGAACGTGAGTATGCCGAATTAAAAAAGGCATTAGAGGCTGAAGGATTTTTTAACAGCAGTGAAGATGAGTACTGGGTTTGTGAAGTGTGCGGTCATGTACACAGAGGGAAAAAACCGCCAAAAGCGTGTCCGCTTTGTAAAGTACCCCAAGAGTACTTTAAAAGGGAACATCTTTATTAA
- a CDS encoding efflux transporter outer membrane subunit translates to MKTKVLLALSASVLFFSACSLAPEYKKPQMQLPAAQKEINVNEEWFKTFNDQKLNLLIAEALKNNDDLKLAVANVQKARAQYDISDADLYPQLDLSGSALRQKRSVNAYPGFFGGLYNDFSMSASMSYEFDFWGKNSNQRDANLANFLAVDANKESLRISLITDVATYYFNLVAVEEQLKIAQESLKNYEESLAYREKQYKYGVIDSLTLAQSKAEAASVRTTIDALNVTKVKIQSSLVILLGRSPKEIFEGFIDTKTELPEFVKIPTTLPTNLLQNRPDVKIAEENLKAKTALIGVAKAAYFPNLSITGSYGFQSQKVSNLANSNSQVWGIGPSLYMPLFDFGRISASVKVTDAEQKAALIEYGKTVKNAYKEVFDSLQSIKAMQSKKESMEQEVAAYDEAYRVAKKKYAIGTTSYLDVLIAQNLLLNSQLAYVTTRSELLIEEATLYKALGGGWRSVKD, encoded by the coding sequence TTCCGGCTGCACAAAAAGAGATAAATGTAAATGAGGAGTGGTTCAAAACTTTTAATGATCAAAAGCTAAACTTATTGATCGCAGAAGCACTGAAAAACAATGATGATCTAAAACTTGCGGTGGCTAACGTTCAAAAAGCACGCGCACAGTATGACATTAGCGATGCTGATCTTTATCCGCAGTTGGATCTTAGCGGTTCAGCCTTGAGACAAAAAAGAAGTGTAAACGCATACCCTGGATTTTTCGGAGGTTTGTACAATGACTTCAGTATGAGTGCCAGTATGTCTTATGAGTTCGATTTCTGGGGAAAAAATTCCAATCAAAGAGATGCGAATCTGGCAAATTTTTTGGCAGTAGATGCAAATAAAGAATCTCTTCGCATCTCTCTCATTACTGATGTTGCTACTTACTATTTTAATCTTGTAGCTGTAGAGGAGCAACTAAAAATTGCACAGGAGAGTCTCAAAAACTATGAAGAGTCTCTTGCTTACAGAGAAAAACAGTATAAGTACGGTGTTATAGATTCACTCACACTTGCTCAGTCAAAGGCTGAGGCAGCTTCTGTAAGAACTACGATAGATGCTTTAAACGTTACAAAGGTGAAGATTCAAAGTTCATTGGTTATCTTACTAGGGCGTTCACCTAAAGAGATCTTTGAGGGCTTTATAGATACTAAAACAGAGTTGCCGGAGTTTGTTAAAATTCCGACAACATTGCCGACAAATCTTTTACAAAATCGTCCAGATGTAAAAATAGCGGAGGAGAATCTAAAAGCAAAAACGGCACTGATCGGTGTTGCCAAAGCTGCATATTTTCCAAACCTTTCAATCACGGGTAGTTACGGTTTTCAAAGCCAGAAGGTAAGTAACCTTGCAAACAGTAACTCTCAGGTATGGGGGATCGGGCCTAGCTTGTATATGCCTCTATTTGATTTTGGAAGGATATCAGCTTCTGTAAAGGTTACGGATGCAGAACAAAAAGCAGCCTTAATAGAGTACGGTAAAACGGTAAAAAATGCTTATAAAGAGGTGTTTGATTCCCTGCAGTCTATTAAAGCTATGCAATCAAAGAAAGAGTCTATGGAACAGGAAGTTGCTGCGTATGATGAAGCGTACAGAGTTGCGAAGAAAAAGTATGCAATCGGAACAACTAGTTACCTTGATGTACTTATTGCACAAAACTTACTTTTAAATTCACAACTGGCGTATGTAACGACAAGATCTGAACTTTTAATTGAAGAAGCGACACTTTACAAAGCACTTGGCGGTGGTTGGAGAAGTGTAAAAGATTAG
- a CDS encoding rhodanese-like domain-containing protein — MNRLITLLAVASLSVSAMALDNTQAEKLNTFYSKLTQKNLANSKLTVTAEAVMKMLREKKDFILLDVRTPGETSVVSLVTDNTVKIPLENLFEEANLNKLPTDKPIVIVCHSGARELLAASGLQQIGFKNIQIVKGGIAAMAVANSVKNAPVK; from the coding sequence ATGAACAGATTAATTACACTTTTAGCCGTCGCCTCACTTTCAGTAAGTGCTATGGCACTTGATAACACACAAGCGGAAAAACTTAACACGTTTTATTCAAAACTTACACAAAAAAATTTAGCAAATTCAAAACTTACAGTTACTGCAGAAGCGGTAATGAAAATGTTACGTGAGAAAAAAGATTTTATCCTTCTTGACGTACGTACACCAGGTGAAACATCTGTTGTTAGCCTTGTAACTGACAATACTGTAAAGATCCCTTTAGAGAACCTTTTTGAGGAGGCAAACCTTAATAAACTTCCAACAGATAAACCTATCGTAATAGTATGTCATTCAGGAGCTCGTGAACTTCTTGCTGCTTCAGGTTTACAACAAATAGGTTTCAAAAACATCCAAATTGTAAAAGGCGGGATTGCAGCAATGGCAGTTGCAAACAGCGTAAAAAACGCACCTGTAAAATAA